A single Macaca mulatta isolate MMU2019108-1 chromosome 11, T2T-MMU8v2.0, whole genome shotgun sequence DNA region contains:
- the LOC144332960 gene encoding uncharacterized protein LOC144332960 isoform X4 — protein MATYPPRRLLGARPLPSDRRRDPRRSGFPPGGGGRWERRLQSSSDGGGLLLLRGRYRERGFCGRCRFPGARLLRRGLWPQVRGGPQGPGAMNAPATSGACARTSGTGTTSPSPSE, from the exons ATGGCGACGTATCCACCGCGGAGGCTGCTGGGAGCAAGACCTTTACCCTCTGACCGCCGCCGTGACCCCCGTCGCTCCGGCTTCCCTCCGGGTGGCGGCGGAAGGTGGGAGCGGCGACTGCAAAGCAGCAGCGATGGG GGAGGCTTGCTGCTCCTCCGCGGCCGTTACAGAGAGCGGGGCTTCTGCGGCCGCTGCCGTTTTCCTGGGGCCAGGTTGCTTCGCAGAGGGCTCTGGCCCCAAGTCCGAGGGGGACCGCAGGGTCCAGGGGCGATGAATG CTCCCGCAACCTCCGGAGCTTGTGCGCGTACTTCAGGGACCGGCACCACGTCACCGTCACCTTCTGAGTAG
- the LOC144332960 gene encoding uncharacterized protein LOC144332960 isoform X3: protein MGWVGRFQRASNKVGRGASLPYRPYRCSVLSPIDSQGGLLLLRGRYRERGFCGRCRFPGARLLRRGLWPQVRGGPQGPGAMNAPATSGACARTSGTGTTSPSPSE from the exons ATGGGGTGGGTAGGCCGCTTCCAGCGCGCTTCTAACAAGGTGGGGAGAGGCGCTTCACTCCCCTACCGCCCTTACCGCTGCTCCGTCTTGTCTCCCATCGACTCACAGGGAGGCTTGCTGCTCCTCCGCGGCCGTTACAGAGAGCGGGGCTTCTGCGGCCGCTGCCGTTTTCCTGGGGCCAGGTTGCTTCGCAGAGGGCTCTGGCCCCAAGTCCGAGGGGGACCGCAGGGTCCAGGGGCGATGAATG CTCCCGCAACCTCCGGAGCTTGTGCGCGTACTTCAGGGACCGGCACCACGTCACCGTCACCTTCTGAGTA